One Dermatophagoides farinae isolate YC_2012a chromosome 6, ASM2471394v1, whole genome shotgun sequence genomic window carries:
- the LOC124494289 gene encoding uncharacterized protein LOC124494289 isoform X3: protein MAHNNHNDDDHNRRHHTDKASGGGGTISNCQIQQQQQQQSSKTIMKQQQKQKKKSVSIIRSNHSSNDSLTSIGIDSIQQQSSSLSLSSSMIQLPPRCDFVARLTPEGFYGDQLPSSLLLYDCIVYVIYCPKHDRIAVTNLKKMGCIWLPFVVLMDNNNNNNNNDNTTWQQASHNGVNILIGRQDPEQDAKEAERLAPKYRMQYLQILQIQLPLKLTSKTKTKMTTKTVTRITQFIHLQSNHRKNCCENTMRVNWIALADIRARKIDKIWGPEIYQMVQMLLTLESSSSSLSTKIIEEIPLSNALGLLKQTNTEEFYALEHFNLANDHAAIIKIYGNFIKHCYPSTMMSYESFRSYFIKNGDPSLDKDRLLPLFRSFISINNLEQNNHHHYQKQDDFIDFHEFLIGLIAIDPKTSDTLMARLRFIFRYYDYGRKNYLDYMDLVKMFKDIHPDFNDSMINLLMEQFRQTQTPLTTTATTTTTKTSNNMIIFEDFVKFVQKNQTSSSSSTTTAKFTLNNLCRIKKSLLMRLMEKKNNEKENTTNKKKMERLKSNAKQQQQQQQKVKTTENNKNQNKTKNNKSMNSKRYNNNNEEECQRFFPLKKCQRCCCYFRQQSSLLSPSYRIGSHCVTFNKNGRCVESKIIWKTQQQQQQHSSIECCNDDDDDDDDDLLFDSIELSKRMQRQQQQQKQERQIEISKKSTESTDLIDYEMYERRHQQQRRRYQYSMDFIFSFTSIANIFIELIQDFYRKIHENQILNCCKEVNKNFDQQPLSTTMGIMVATDERSIFAKYLNVLCSKLANMLSHEEKLIKVNAPAFVFGNIDGNLDRLMRMNKLFFQSFPILVENLIFLGNYSGTKYGFGIECLVYLFSMKLVQPNKVHLLRGQNECLVLSNTNNKNKSSSRSKKKLIGMNETTIMQQPLWNECYQKYGKQYGQIIGETLAKIFALLPIIIIVDENIACVHSGIPLSSTTTSNKNLEQHFYSSSSSSSSKRQHNINNDIPVTKRDDDDDDYMDQITKQILTRYPHDDDDDDDVNSTIQRYKKIVSRPKSTSTTVTEMATDNRSLLKLNKVSTKIVVQQPLPMKKDVMMVKLPPPTSSTLDKQIKINDPKFHYTKSCSGFMTTIMLAEKTCIMEKICLKQQSPSTTTLSSRILSSSSIKMLTFLTKYDHKRQRRQKLPPKSKDEKSGNKNNQTKINHHQNCWFGRDEFENFLAINNLEFVIRSNGNGMEQNIDDDNVNVGHRGFRTNFDNKCLTITTDQISSSSVNQQNDDHHNTSIVFIDSSDRRIRFIRF from the exons ATGGCCCATAAtaaccataatgatgatgatcataatcgcCGTCATCATACCGACAAAgctagtggtggtggtggtacaatttcaaattgccaaattcaacaacaacaacaacagcaatcatcaaaaacaataatgaaacaacaacagaaacagaagaaaaaatctgttTCAATTATTCGATCTAATCATAGTAGTAATGATAGTTTAACTAGCATtggaattgattcaattcaacaacaatcatcatcattatcattatcatcgtcaatgATACAGCTACCACCAAGATGTGATTTTGTTGCAAGATTAACACCGGAAGGTTTTTATGGTGATcaattgccatcatcattgttattatatgATTGTATTGTTTATGTAATCTATTGTCCTAAACATGATCGTATTGCTGTTACAAATTTAAAGAAAATGGGTTGTATTTGGTTACCGTTTGTTGTAttgatggataataataataacaacaacaataatgataatacaaCATGGCAACAAGCATCACATAATGGTgtaaatatattgattggtCGTCAAGATCCTGAACAGGATGCAAAAGAAGCTGAACGTTTAGCACCTAAATATCGTATGCaatatttacaaattttacaaattcaattacCATTGAAATTAACCTCAAAGACAAAGACAAAGATGACGACTAAAACGGTGACACGAATCAcacaatttattcatctacaatcaaatcatcgtAAAAATTGTTGTGAAAATACAATGCGTGTTAATTGGATTGCATTGGCTGATATAAGAGccagaaaaattgataaaatatgGGGTCCAGAAATCTATCAAATGGTACAAATGTTACTTACactagaatcatcatcatcatcattatctacaaaaatcattgaagaaATACCATTATCAAATGCATTAGGTTTATTAAAACAAACCAATACTGAAGAATTTTATGCATTAGAACATTTCAATTTAGCAAACGATCATGCAGCTATCATTAAAATCTATGGAAATTTTATAAAACATTGTTatccatcaacaatgatgtcatatgaatcatttcgatcatattttattaaaaatggTGATCCATCATTGGATAAAGATCGTTTATTGCCATTATTTCgatcatttatttcaattaataatctagaacaaaacaaccatcatcattatcaaaaacaagatgattttattgattttcatgaATTTCTAATCGGTTTAATAGCTATTGATCCAAAAACATCGGATACATTGATGGCTAGGCTACGTTTCATTTTTCG CTATTATGATTAtgggagaaaaaattatcttgATTATATGGATCTAGTGAAAATGTTCAAAGATATACATCCtgattttaatgattcaatgatcaatttattgatgGAACAATTTCGgcaaacacaaacaccattaacaacaacagcaacaacaacaacaacaaaaacatcaaacaatatgataatatttgaggattttgtaaaatttgtacaaaaaaatcaaacatcatcatcatcatcaacaacaacagcgaaaTTCACTCTGAATAATCTATGCCGTatcaaaaaaagtttattgaTGCGTttaatggaaaagaaaaataatgaaaaggAAAACACGACgaataagaagaaaatggAAAGATTGAAATCTAAtgctaaacaacaacaacaacaacaacaaaaagtgaAAACGACCGAGAATAAtaagaatcaaaataaaacgaagaataataaatcgaTGAATAGTAAacgttataataataataatgaagaagaatgtcaacgtttttttccattgaaaaaatgtcaacgttgttgttgttattttcgtCAACAGTCTTCATtgttatcaccatcatatcGTATCGGTAGCCATTGTGTTACATTCAATAAGAATGGTCGTTgtgttgaatcaaaaattatttggaaaacacagcaacaacaacaacaacattcatctATTGAATGttgtaatgatgacgatgatgatgatgatgatgatttattatttgattcaatcgaaTTATCGAAACGTATGCAgaggcaacaacaacaacagaaacaagAGCGACAAAtagaaatttcaaaaaaatcaactgaATCGACAGATTTAATCGACTATGAAATGTATGAAAGAcgacatcaacaacagagaCGACGTTATCAATATTCAATGGATTTTATCTTTTCATTTACATCCATtgcaaatattttcattgaattgattcaagatttttatcgaaaaattcatgaaaatcaaatactGAATTGTTGTAAAGAAGTAAATAAGaattttgatcaacaaccattatcaacaacaatgggtATAATGGTTGCAACGGATGAAAGGTCAATATTTGCTAAATATTTAAATGTTTTATGCTCAAAATTGGCCAATATGTTGAgtcatgaagaaaaattgatcaaagtGAATGCACCGGCATTTGTATTTGGTAATATCGATGGAAATCTAGATCGATTGATgcgaatgaataaattattttttcaaagttttccAATCCTTGTTGAAAATCTGATATTTTTAG GTAATTATTCTGGTACTAAATATGGTTTTGGTATAGAATGTTTAGTCTATCTATTTTCCATGAAACTTGTTCAACCGAATAAAGTACATTTATTACGTGGCCAGAATGAATGTCTAGTATTATCGAAtacgaacaacaaaaacaaatcatcatcacggtcaaagaaaaaactaattggtatgaatgaaacaacgATAATGCAACAACCATTGTGGAATGAATGTTATCAAAAATATGGCAAACAATATGGACAAATTATTGGTGAAACATTGGCAAAAATATTTGCTTTACTaccaataatcattattgtcgATGAGAATATTGCATGTGTACATTCAGGtataccattatcatcaacaacaactagtAATAAGAATCTGgaacaacatttttattcatcatcatcatcttcatcatcgaaacGACAACATAACATTAACAACGACATTCCTGTTACCaaacgtgatgatgatgatgatgattatatggaTCAGATAACTAAACAG ATCCTCACACGATAtccacatgatgatgatgatgatgatgatgtaaattcAACGATCCAAAGATAcaagaaaattgtttcaaggccaaaatcaacatcaacaacagtaacCGAAATGGCTACTGACAATAGatcattgttgaaattgaataaagtTTCCACTAAAATTGTAGTACAACAACCATtaccaatgaaaaaagatgtgatgatggtgaaattaccaccaccaacatcatcaacattggataaacaaataaaaataaatgatccaaaatttcattatacgAAAAGCTGTTCCGGATTtatgacaacaataatgttGGCCGAAAAAACTTGCATTATGGAAAAGATTTGcttgaaacaacaatcaccatcaacaacaacattatcatcaagaatTCTTAGttcttcatcaataaaa ATGTTAACATTCCTGACTAAATATGATCATAAACGACAAAGACGACAAAAATTACCACCG aaaagtaaagatgaaaaatctGGCAATAAGAATAATcagacaaaaatcaatcatcatcaaaattgttgGTTTGGTcgtgatgaatttgaaaattttttagccATTAATAATCTTGAATTTGTTATTCGATCAAACGGCAACGGTATGgaacaaaatattgatgatgacaatgttaATGTTGGTCATCGAGGATTTCGTacaaattttgataataaatgtcTAACGATTACTACCGatcaaatatcatcatcatcagttaatcaacagaatgatgatcatcataatacaTCCATTgtatttattgattcaagTGATCGTCGTATACGTTTCATAAGATTTTAA